A single window of Lutzomyia longipalpis isolate SR_M1_2022 chromosome 1, ASM2433408v1 DNA harbors:
- the LOC129787740 gene encoding leukocyte receptor cluster member 8 homolog, whose translation MADVSASGVNSAGAPAGNVLGNTSVPPPPLPQSNNQQQQQQWQMYNQYANMYGFNPQYAQYYNAYYQHVQHYLNQQQGHYPQGKLQQGQMGVVGNTSGGAFTNTPVAPPEKRPEDNPPLPAGPPPPPSPSFSAPRPSFFNGNQPPQQQPSKFGPIRFNINRPTKQNNYQQQQQHNNNMSGMGQQKQNNHQMFGNAQKKKRKKNKNKQQQQQGGGGGGGFTESQAQPVPPPPPSIGPDLSKPPPPLPPAINDVAPSAAATAVDTPPSSFTKKIAPGPPNPFNNPTDAWPESLNSYVTRCYAKCKTDFDKDQIGICLKGRITAAANKGELWTKDWDNEPIPSVHSERNSILVQRPPVSGVLTQYQKSSGGASGKQGGGASAKKGISQSLGARLGSKASRVSRSRSRSPRLRRRSSRSSSSSPRRKRRSTSSSSDASSSYRSGKGGGAKANKFPSGGSKSKKAKKGSPSRRAPFYSANGVIGGAVEGDVKRLQQRAARFNRPSVQSSVVATPNPFSSNKHKKLQMPSIYRPYVDDADDGNHFDFTDIHIVGTCRDVEKSFLRLTKAPEPNEVRPVDVLKVSLANVKAKWVEKQDYFYACDQLKSIRQDLTVQGIRDSFTVEVYETHARIAMEKGDHEEFNQCQTQLKMLYGEVGGENCFEFTGYRILYYIFTKNTLDLTTILKSLTVQMRENISVAHALELRTAWALGNYCKFFQLYKSAPLMAGYLIDWFVDRERKLALKNIVKAYRPNIPVEFIAKILAFDSTQKCLDWLEPFELAYITAEGVKVQVDCKTSMNTIGNI comes from the exons ATGGCTGACGTGTCAGCATCCGGAGTGAATTCTGCGGGTGCCCCTGCGGGAAATGTTCTCGGGAATACATCCGTGCCTCCGCCACCGTTACCCCAGTCGAACaatcagcagcagcagcagcagtggCAGATGTACAATCAATACGCCAATATGTATGGATTTAATCCGCAATACGCGCAGTACTACAATGCGTACTATCAGCATGTTCAGCATTACCTGAATCAGCAGCAAGGTCACTACCCACAAGGGAAGCTGCAGCAGGGTCAGATGGGTGTTGTGGGTAATACTTCGGGGGGTGCTTTTACAAATACCCCAGTGGCACCGCCGGAAAAGCGTCCGGAAGACAATCCGCCACTCCCAGCGGGTCCTCCTCCGCCACCATCACCATCATTCTCAGCGCCCCGTCCGTcgtttttcaatggaaatcaACCCCCACAGCAGCAACCGTCGAAATTTGGCCCCATTCGCTTCAACATCAACCGGCCGACAAAGCAAAATAACtaccagcagcagcagcagcacaaCAACAACATGTCCGGAATGGGGCAGCAGAAGCAGAATAATCATCAAATGTTTGGGAATGCGCAAAAGAAGAAGCGTaagaagaataagaataagcagcagcaacagcaaggaggaggaggaggaggaggttTCACGGAAAGTCAAGCACAACCTGTGCCTCCACCTCCACCATCAATTGGGCCTGATTTATCTAAACCACCGCCACCACTTCCTCCTGCAATCAATGATGTTGCCCCATCTGCCGCAGCAACTGCCGTGGATACACCTCCGTCGtcatttacaaagaaaatcgcCCCAGGCCCACCGAATCCCTTCAATAATCCCACAGATGCATGGCCAGAGAGTCTCAACAGCTACGTCACGCGATGCTACGCCAAATGCAAGACGGACTTTGATAAAGATCAAATTGGGATTTGTCTAAAGGGGCGAATAACAGCGGCTGCAAATAAAGGTGAATTGTGGACAAAGGATTGGGACAACGAACCCATACCGAGTGTACATAGTGAGAGGAATTCAATTCTCGTGCAGAGGCCACCGGTTTCGGGGGTATTGACGCAATACCAGAAATCCAGTGGTGGTGCGTCGGGGAAACAGGGTGGTGGTGCATCGGCAAAGAAGGGTATTTCGCAAAGTTTAGGAGCACGCCTCGGGTCAAAGGCCAGCCGTGTGAGTCGTTCGAGATCGCGATCGCCACGATTAAGGCGTCGCTCCTCGCGTAGTTCGTCATCGAGTCCGCGACGGAAGCGTCGTAGTACGAGTTCGAGCAGTGATGCATCATCGTCGTACCGTAGCGGTAAGGGGGGTGGTGCTAAAGCCAACAAATTCCCCAGTGGCGGTAGCAAGAGTAAGAAGGCAAAGAAGGGATCCCCGTCGCGTAGAGCGCCCTTCTATAGTGCAAATGGTGTCATTGGGGGTGCCGTCGAGGGGGATGTTAAGCGTCTACAGCAGAGAGCGGCAAGATTCAATAGGCCAAGTGTACAGTCGAGTGTTGTTGCCACCCCGAATCCCTTCAGCAGCAATAAGCACAAAAAACTCCAAATGCCCAGCATCTATCGTCCCTATGTGGATGATGCCGACGATGGGAATCACTTTGATTTTACGGACATTCACATTGTGGGCACATGCAGGGATGTGGAGAAATCCTTCCTGAGGCTCACAAAGGCCCCAGAACCCAATGAAGTGCGTCCCGTGGATGTTCTCAAGGTTTCCCTGGCAAATGTTAAGGCTAAATGGGTGGAGAAACAAGACTATTTCTATGCGTGTGATCAACTTAAATCCATCAGACAGGATCTCACG GTCCAGGGGATCCGTGATAGTTTCACCGTGGAAGTTTATGAGACACACGCAAGAATAGCCATGGAAAAGGGTGATCATGAGGAATTTAATCAGTGTCAAACGCAATTGAAGATGCTTTATGGTGAGGTGGGGGGTGAAAATTGCTTTGAATTCACTGGCTACCGGATACTCTACTATATCTTCACCAAAAACACACTCG aCTTGACTACGATCTTGAAATCTCTGACAGTGCAAATGCGTGAAAATATATCCGTAGCCCATGCCCTTGAATTACGTACGGCATGGGCTTTGGgtaattattgcaaatttttccaattatacAAATCCGCCCCCCTTATGGCTGGCTACCTAATCGACTGGTTTGTTGATAGGGAACGTAAGCTGGCACTTAAGAATATTGTCAAAGC tTATCGCCCAAATATTCCTGTGGAATTTATTGCGAAAATCCTGGCATTTGATTCAACGCAAAAATGTTTGGATTGGCTGGAACCGTTTGAGCTCGCCTATATCACGGCTGAGGGAGTTAAGGTGCAAGTTGACTGCAAAACAAGCATGAATACCATTGGAAATATctaa
- the LOC129787744 gene encoding glycerol-3-phosphate acyltransferase 1, mitochondrial isoform X2 has translation MVDVMSTRLQEAYGSWSYNGFNWGDGGQRGEERPTFDFLRRFGERQRKKRAQEKETDKRTRESSLYEIKESVMQIPPLPQNMPQGLACRYCAPGSEIQLDPHERRRDVIDVLRTTQHVNQGPTKSWWNLATYFPILAQCLRVKKYHFPEVSPTVLKDKRVLDAIEQATIESVREERQAAEAQGRVFSDTETYTKMLEKQNKRARKVMKDMRAKMSNVLLQITSWIIYKLLPCFLTGAVAHPAQIEMLKAASRRTPNTPLIFLPLHRSHLDYVLVTFMLLNNDLRVPVIAAGNNLRIPFFGEALRGLGAFYIKRKIDPITGKKDIVYRAILNAYLQHCLTAGHNAEFFIEGGRTRTGKPCIPKGGILSVVVEAFLDKTVPDVLLVPVSVNYERLVDGNFVAEQLGQRKPPETFASAISAIWKAVKSNYGLMRIDFNEPFSLKELVDAFKRNQEHHTAPQRIEPGDRLLQQTKSSTSLYGTDIVQEDNRCLVDSIARHVVYDCASATSVMSTNAVTFLLLTQFRRGVTLSVFARALDRLRDDLTGLKDLGFTGNSEDIIKYVLELLGEHLITLDTINGEMFVKPVNTVPAMLELAYYANTLMPFYVLESVVTSAMYALLPQDVLNNTATTLNEKISLLEEDILELCHKFCDILRYEFILNKPCQDLDTLLRDTLHKMSDRDLISIPKKMHTEAELEAKRMHRRLLLNNDIEDDEDYVTYGYEEENVVMVDMNQRVHHVNSIAILAPIARTYLTVVDHLHRLLGNSQLEVEFIKGALAEVRQKFDNQECEFGESVSVEMIKNCLKLLEKWSVVQVECAGGVRLLSLTHRYHSSAGIEEVYHKIQAFNCISHFTFESDRLL, from the exons ATGGTAGATGTAATGTCGACGCGCCTTCAGGAGGCGTATGGTTCGTGGTCGTATAATGGCTTTAACTGGGGTGACGGTGGACAACGTGGCGAGGAACGTCCCACATTTGACTTTCTACGTCGTTTTGGTGAGCGACAGCGCAAGAAGCGTGCCCAAGAGAAGGAAACCGACAAACGTACACGTGAGAGTAGCTTGTATGAGATTAAGGAGTCCGTCATGCAGATCCCACCGTTGCCACAGAATATGCCGCAGGGATTGGCATGTAGGTATTGTGCACCCGGATCGGAGATTCAACTGGACCCACATGAGCGTCGTCGTGATGTAATTGATGTTTTGCGCACAACACAGCACGTCAATCAGGGCCCAACGAAATCTTGGTGGAATTTAGCCACATACTTCCCCATCTTGGCACAGTGTTTGCGTGTGAAGAAGTACCATTTCCCCGAGGTGTCACCCACAGTGCTCAAGGATAAGCGTGTATTGGATGCCATTGAGCAGGCAACCATTGAATCCGTCCGGGAGGAACGTCAAGCAGCCGAGGCCCAAGGGAGGGTATTCAGTGATACGGAAACATACACGAAGATGCTGGAGAAACAGAATAAACGTGCCCGGAAAGTCATGAAGGATATGCgtgcaaaaatgtcaaatgtccTCCTGCAGATTACATCGTGGATCATCTACAAACTCCTCCCGTGCTTTCTCACAGGAGCCGTTGCGCATCCAGCACAAATTGAAATGCTCAAAGCCGCCTCGAGACGTACCCCGAATACCCCATTGATTTTCCTACCGCTCCATCGAAGTCACCTCGACTATGTTCTCGTGACATTTATGCTGCTCAACAATGATCTACGTGTTCCCGTAATTGCAGCTGGGAATAATCTGCGAATTCCCTTTTTTGGTGAAGCTCTTCGTGGTCTGGGGGCGTTCTACATTAAGCGGAAAATTGATCCAATCACCGGAAAGAAGGATATTGTCTACCGTGCCATACTCAATGCGTACTTACAGCATTGCCTAACAGCTGGGCATAATGCGGAGTTTTTCATTGAGGGCGGAAGGACACGCACAGGGAAGCCGTGCATACCCAAAGGGGGAATTCTCTCAGTTGTCGTTGAGGCATTTCTCGATAAGACCGTACCCGATGTTCTCCTTGTGCCCGTTTCCGTAAACTACGAACGTCTTGTTGATGGGAATTTTGTGGCTGAACAATTGGGACAGAGGAAGCCTCCGGAAACATTTGCTTCCGCCATTTCGGCCATTTGGAAGGCTGTCAAGTCAAATTACGGCTTAATGCGAATTGATTTCAATGAACCATTTTCCCTAAAGGAGCTCGTGGATGCCTTCAAGAGGAACCAGGAGCACCATACAGCCCCACAGAGGATTGAGCCGGGAGATCGTCTTTTGCAGCAAACAAAATCCTCAACATCGCTCTATGGGACGGACATTGTGCAGGAGGACAATAGATGCCTTGTGGATAGTATAGCACGGCATGTGGTGTATGATTGTGCCAGTGCAACGAGTGTCATGTCCACAAATGCCGTGACATTCCTCCTTCTGACGCAATTTCGCCGAGGGGTCACTCTCAGTGTCTTTGCACGTGCCCTCGATCGTCTTCGTGATGATCTAACTGGGCTAAAGGATTTGGGCTTCACTGGCAACTCAGAGGACATCATCAAGTATGTTTTGGAACTTTTGGGGGAACATCTAATCACCCTGGACACCATCAATGGGGAGATGTTTGTTAAGCCCGTGAATACCGTACCGGCAATGTTGGAACTTGCCTACTATGCCAATACATTAATGCCCTTCTACGTCTTGGAATCCGTTGTAACATCAGCAATGTATGCCCTTCTACCACAGGATGTACTAAATAACACCGCAACAACACTCAATGAGAAGATCTCACTCCTTGAGGAGGATATTCTTGAGTTGTGCCACAAATTCTGTGATATCCTACGCTatgaatttatattgaataaaCCATGCCAGGATTTGGATACACTCCTCCGCGATACACTACACAAAATGAGCGATAGAGATCTGATAAGTATTCCAAAG AAAATGCACACAGAGGCTGAGCTGGAGGCAAAAAGAATGCACCGAAGACTCCTGCTGAATAATGACATTGAAGATGATGAAGATTACGTGACGTATGGGTATGAGGAGGAGAATGTGGTGATGGTGGACATGAATCAGAGGGTACATCATGTAAATTCAATTGCAATCCTCGCCCCCATTGCCCGGACGTACCTCACAGTCGTTGATCACCTCCATCGATTGTTGGGCAATTCGCAGCTTGAGGTGGAATTCATCAAGGGAGCCCTTGCGGAAGTTAGGCAGAAGTTTGATAATCAGGAGTGTGAGTTTG gcGAAAGCGTTTCAGTGGAAATGATAAAGAATTGCCTGAAGCTCCTGGAAAAGTGGTCAGTGGTACAGGTAGAGTGTGCCGGTGGGGTTCGTCTCCTCTCCCTCACGCATCGCTACCACTCTTCGGCGGGAATTGAGGAGGTTTACCACAAAATCCAAGCATTCAACTGCATCAGTCACTTCACCTTCGAAAGTGATCGACTTTtgtag
- the LOC129787744 gene encoding glycerol-3-phosphate acyltransferase 1, mitochondrial isoform X1: MLGIIEIFLFLCVVYYLFGKRTGDMVDVMSTRLQEAYGSWSYNGFNWGDGGQRGEERPTFDFLRRFGERQRKKRAQEKETDKRTRESSLYEIKESVMQIPPLPQNMPQGLACRYCAPGSEIQLDPHERRRDVIDVLRTTQHVNQGPTKSWWNLATYFPILAQCLRVKKYHFPEVSPTVLKDKRVLDAIEQATIESVREERQAAEAQGRVFSDTETYTKMLEKQNKRARKVMKDMRAKMSNVLLQITSWIIYKLLPCFLTGAVAHPAQIEMLKAASRRTPNTPLIFLPLHRSHLDYVLVTFMLLNNDLRVPVIAAGNNLRIPFFGEALRGLGAFYIKRKIDPITGKKDIVYRAILNAYLQHCLTAGHNAEFFIEGGRTRTGKPCIPKGGILSVVVEAFLDKTVPDVLLVPVSVNYERLVDGNFVAEQLGQRKPPETFASAISAIWKAVKSNYGLMRIDFNEPFSLKELVDAFKRNQEHHTAPQRIEPGDRLLQQTKSSTSLYGTDIVQEDNRCLVDSIARHVVYDCASATSVMSTNAVTFLLLTQFRRGVTLSVFARALDRLRDDLTGLKDLGFTGNSEDIIKYVLELLGEHLITLDTINGEMFVKPVNTVPAMLELAYYANTLMPFYVLESVVTSAMYALLPQDVLNNTATTLNEKISLLEEDILELCHKFCDILRYEFILNKPCQDLDTLLRDTLHKMSDRDLISIPKKMHTEAELEAKRMHRRLLLNNDIEDDEDYVTYGYEEENVVMVDMNQRVHHVNSIAILAPIARTYLTVVDHLHRLLGNSQLEVEFIKGALAEVRQKFDNQECEFGESVSVEMIKNCLKLLEKWSVVQVECAGGVRLLSLTHRYHSSAGIEEVYHKIQAFNCISHFTFESDRLL, translated from the exons atgtTGGGAATAATTGAgatatttctctttctctgtgTTGTTTACTATTTATTTGGCAAAAG GACTGGCGATATGGTAGATGTAATGTCGACGCGCCTTCAGGAGGCGTATGGTTCGTGGTCGTATAATGGCTTTAACTGGGGTGACGGTGGACAACGTGGCGAGGAACGTCCCACATTTGACTTTCTACGTCGTTTTGGTGAGCGACAGCGCAAGAAGCGTGCCCAAGAGAAGGAAACCGACAAACGTACACGTGAGAGTAGCTTGTATGAGATTAAGGAGTCCGTCATGCAGATCCCACCGTTGCCACAGAATATGCCGCAGGGATTGGCATGTAGGTATTGTGCACCCGGATCGGAGATTCAACTGGACCCACATGAGCGTCGTCGTGATGTAATTGATGTTTTGCGCACAACACAGCACGTCAATCAGGGCCCAACGAAATCTTGGTGGAATTTAGCCACATACTTCCCCATCTTGGCACAGTGTTTGCGTGTGAAGAAGTACCATTTCCCCGAGGTGTCACCCACAGTGCTCAAGGATAAGCGTGTATTGGATGCCATTGAGCAGGCAACCATTGAATCCGTCCGGGAGGAACGTCAAGCAGCCGAGGCCCAAGGGAGGGTATTCAGTGATACGGAAACATACACGAAGATGCTGGAGAAACAGAATAAACGTGCCCGGAAAGTCATGAAGGATATGCgtgcaaaaatgtcaaatgtccTCCTGCAGATTACATCGTGGATCATCTACAAACTCCTCCCGTGCTTTCTCACAGGAGCCGTTGCGCATCCAGCACAAATTGAAATGCTCAAAGCCGCCTCGAGACGTACCCCGAATACCCCATTGATTTTCCTACCGCTCCATCGAAGTCACCTCGACTATGTTCTCGTGACATTTATGCTGCTCAACAATGATCTACGTGTTCCCGTAATTGCAGCTGGGAATAATCTGCGAATTCCCTTTTTTGGTGAAGCTCTTCGTGGTCTGGGGGCGTTCTACATTAAGCGGAAAATTGATCCAATCACCGGAAAGAAGGATATTGTCTACCGTGCCATACTCAATGCGTACTTACAGCATTGCCTAACAGCTGGGCATAATGCGGAGTTTTTCATTGAGGGCGGAAGGACACGCACAGGGAAGCCGTGCATACCCAAAGGGGGAATTCTCTCAGTTGTCGTTGAGGCATTTCTCGATAAGACCGTACCCGATGTTCTCCTTGTGCCCGTTTCCGTAAACTACGAACGTCTTGTTGATGGGAATTTTGTGGCTGAACAATTGGGACAGAGGAAGCCTCCGGAAACATTTGCTTCCGCCATTTCGGCCATTTGGAAGGCTGTCAAGTCAAATTACGGCTTAATGCGAATTGATTTCAATGAACCATTTTCCCTAAAGGAGCTCGTGGATGCCTTCAAGAGGAACCAGGAGCACCATACAGCCCCACAGAGGATTGAGCCGGGAGATCGTCTTTTGCAGCAAACAAAATCCTCAACATCGCTCTATGGGACGGACATTGTGCAGGAGGACAATAGATGCCTTGTGGATAGTATAGCACGGCATGTGGTGTATGATTGTGCCAGTGCAACGAGTGTCATGTCCACAAATGCCGTGACATTCCTCCTTCTGACGCAATTTCGCCGAGGGGTCACTCTCAGTGTCTTTGCACGTGCCCTCGATCGTCTTCGTGATGATCTAACTGGGCTAAAGGATTTGGGCTTCACTGGCAACTCAGAGGACATCATCAAGTATGTTTTGGAACTTTTGGGGGAACATCTAATCACCCTGGACACCATCAATGGGGAGATGTTTGTTAAGCCCGTGAATACCGTACCGGCAATGTTGGAACTTGCCTACTATGCCAATACATTAATGCCCTTCTACGTCTTGGAATCCGTTGTAACATCAGCAATGTATGCCCTTCTACCACAGGATGTACTAAATAACACCGCAACAACACTCAATGAGAAGATCTCACTCCTTGAGGAGGATATTCTTGAGTTGTGCCACAAATTCTGTGATATCCTACGCTatgaatttatattgaataaaCCATGCCAGGATTTGGATACACTCCTCCGCGATACACTACACAAAATGAGCGATAGAGATCTGATAAGTATTCCAAAG AAAATGCACACAGAGGCTGAGCTGGAGGCAAAAAGAATGCACCGAAGACTCCTGCTGAATAATGACATTGAAGATGATGAAGATTACGTGACGTATGGGTATGAGGAGGAGAATGTGGTGATGGTGGACATGAATCAGAGGGTACATCATGTAAATTCAATTGCAATCCTCGCCCCCATTGCCCGGACGTACCTCACAGTCGTTGATCACCTCCATCGATTGTTGGGCAATTCGCAGCTTGAGGTGGAATTCATCAAGGGAGCCCTTGCGGAAGTTAGGCAGAAGTTTGATAATCAGGAGTGTGAGTTTG gcGAAAGCGTTTCAGTGGAAATGATAAAGAATTGCCTGAAGCTCCTGGAAAAGTGGTCAGTGGTACAGGTAGAGTGTGCCGGTGGGGTTCGTCTCCTCTCCCTCACGCATCGCTACCACTCTTCGGCGGGAATTGAGGAGGTTTACCACAAAATCCAAGCATTCAACTGCATCAGTCACTTCACCTTCGAAAGTGATCGACTTTtgtag